The following are encoded in a window of Streptomyces griseiscabiei genomic DNA:
- a CDS encoding PfkB family carbohydrate kinase, with amino-acid sequence MRRRGGRATGEWVVVTESAPGPVRSVAGREPRGLFVGLCTLDVVQLVDRAPGANEKLTARDQVVAAGGPAANAAVAFAHLGGSATLLSAIGRHPLGAVVAADLEERGVTVVDLAGDSAGPPAVSSVLVTASTGERAVASTNAAGHRLAPPDDLDALVAACDIVELDGHHMELAVSAARAARAAGRRTVFDGGSWKRGTERLLASVDVAVCSDDFRPPGTSAPAQTLRFLRDHGVGWSAVSRGGRPLVWAGPDGGGTVEVPAARVVDTLGAGDVLHGALAHGLAVRDEVTARGFAEALRGAAEVASRACASFGTRAWMRPE; translated from the coding sequence ATGCGTCGCCGGGGCGGCCGGGCGACGGGAGAGTGGGTCGTCGTGACGGAGTCGGCGCCGGGGCCGGTGCGGTCGGTGGCGGGGCGGGAGCCTCGTGGTCTGTTCGTCGGGTTGTGCACGCTGGATGTCGTCCAGCTCGTCGACCGGGCGCCGGGGGCGAACGAGAAGCTGACCGCTCGGGACCAGGTCGTGGCGGCGGGCGGTCCGGCGGCGAACGCGGCTGTCGCGTTCGCGCATCTGGGCGGCTCGGCGACGCTGCTGAGCGCGATCGGCCGGCATCCGCTGGGGGCCGTGGTCGCGGCGGACCTGGAGGAGCGGGGGGTGACCGTGGTGGATCTGGCGGGTGACTCGGCCGGTCCGCCCGCCGTGTCGTCCGTGCTGGTGACCGCGTCCACCGGGGAACGTGCCGTCGCCTCGACCAACGCCGCGGGTCACCGGCTCGCCCCGCCCGACGATCTCGACGCGCTCGTGGCGGCCTGCGACATCGTCGAACTCGACGGTCATCACATGGAGTTGGCGGTCTCCGCCGCCCGCGCGGCGCGTGCCGCCGGCCGTCGGACCGTCTTCGACGGGGGCAGTTGGAAGAGGGGTACGGAAAGGCTGCTGGCGTCGGTCGACGTGGCGGTCTGCTCCGACGACTTCCGTCCGCCCGGCACGAGTGCACCGGCACAGACCCTGCGGTTCCTGCGGGACCACGGGGTCGGGTGGTCGGCGGTCAGCCGGGGCGGGCGGCCCCTGGTGTGGGCGGGTCCGGACGGCGGGGGCACGGTGGAGGTCCCGGCCGCACGGGTGGTGGACACGCTGGGCGCGGGTGACGTCCTGCACGGGGCGCTCGCCCATGGCCTCGCGGTCCGGGACGAGGTGACGGCACGGGGCTTCGCCGAGGCGCTGCGTGGAGCCGCCGAGGTGGCGTCCAGGGCGTGCGCGTCGTTCGGGACCCGGGCGTGGATGCGGCCGGAGTGA
- a CDS encoding S-(hydroxymethyl)mycothiol dehydrogenase, giving the protein MTHQVRAVVARGKGAPVSLETIIVPDPGPGEALVKIEACGVCHTDLHYREGGINDEFPFLLGHEAAGVVESVGEGVTDVAPGDFVILNWRAVCGNCRACLRGRPWYCFSTHNAKQKMTLLDGTELSPALGIGAFAEKTLVAAGQCTKVDRAASAAAAGLLGCGVMAGIGAAINTGNVGRGDSVAVIGCGGVGAAAVVGSNLAGAAKIIAVDIDDAKLETARKLGATHTVNSKDTDAVEAIRELTGGFGADVVIEAVGRPETYKQAFYARDLAGTVVLVGVPTPEMKLELPLLDVFGRGGSLKSSWYGDCLPSRDFPMLIDLYLQGRLDLDAFVTETIALDDVEKAFERMHKGDVLRSVVVL; this is encoded by the coding sequence ATGACGCACCAGGTCCGTGCTGTCGTCGCGCGGGGCAAGGGCGCCCCCGTCAGCCTGGAAACGATCATCGTGCCCGACCCCGGCCCGGGCGAGGCGCTGGTGAAGATCGAGGCCTGCGGGGTCTGCCACACCGATCTGCACTACCGGGAGGGCGGCATCAACGACGAGTTCCCCTTCCTGCTGGGCCACGAGGCGGCGGGCGTCGTGGAGTCGGTGGGGGAGGGCGTCACCGATGTGGCCCCCGGTGACTTCGTGATCCTCAACTGGCGTGCGGTGTGCGGAAATTGCCGGGCCTGTCTGCGCGGGCGCCCCTGGTACTGCTTCAGCACCCACAACGCCAAGCAGAAGATGACCCTGCTCGACGGCACCGAGCTGTCGCCCGCGCTGGGCATCGGCGCGTTCGCCGAGAAGACCCTGGTGGCGGCCGGTCAGTGCACCAAGGTGGACCGGGCCGCCTCGGCCGCCGCGGCCGGTCTGCTGGGGTGCGGGGTGATGGCCGGCATCGGTGCGGCGATCAACACCGGGAACGTGGGCCGCGGTGACAGTGTCGCCGTCATCGGCTGCGGCGGTGTCGGCGCCGCGGCGGTCGTCGGCTCGAACCTCGCGGGCGCCGCGAAGATCATCGCGGTGGACATCGACGACGCCAAGCTGGAGACCGCCCGGAAGCTCGGCGCGACCCACACGGTCAACTCCAAGGACACCGACGCGGTGGAGGCGATCCGCGAGCTGACCGGCGGCTTCGGTGCCGACGTCGTCATCGAGGCGGTCGGCCGCCCGGAGACGTACAAGCAGGCGTTCTACGCCCGCGACCTGGCCGGCACGGTCGTCCTGGTCGGCGTCCCCACCCCGGAGATGAAGCTCGAACTGCCCCTGCTGGACGTCTTCGGCCGTGGCGGCTCCCTCAAGTCCTCCTGGTACGGCGACTGCCTGCCCTCCCGGGACTTCCCCATGCTCATCGACCTGTACCTCCAGGGCCGGCTGGACCTCGACGCGTTCGTGACGGAGACCATCGCGCTGGACGACGTGGAGAAGGCCTTCGAGCGGATGCACAAGGGCGACGTGCTGCGTTCGGTGGTGGTCCTCTGA
- a CDS encoding glycosyl hydrolase family 28-related protein encodes MTRRTLLGSAIAVAAGSGAAAAAGPGTRPNGTPLLWRELIRAPFTHPQIPYVGRAGCHAGAVRPPRRPVVADVRDFGAVADGTTDSAPAINRAIAAAGRAGGGTVALPPGTFRIDDVIRLDRSQVILKGAGSGRTTLYATRNLTELIGAYGSRYGGDKSGWSWAGGLIWLAPRDRLASLVAAIRAKAWPFEGWTGNARDEWRPLTAVAPARRGSWTITVTDPSPLRPGALVLLRLADDADHTLLRHMCGDGPGPAAYSWDDKTKLTSYVPYEWPVRIVRVRGRKVTLERPLPLDVRPEWNPRLTTHATELTGSGVEGLTLEAAETPQQPHLLDKGHNGVVLQCAYDCWVDDVTVRHVDNGFGLVSSSACTLRRTRVTGRGSHHPYFCREGSHDNLIEDFTIEERTGPAPSNTQLHGINVEGLSSYNVWSRGDMRMGTFDSHRGLPFANVRTDITLNNNGRHGGDASAGPLFGARFTHWNIRVTNARAGLVRIDGLAPYSATVGIDEVREFDQIDVPDFTGDLHTRLELYGRPHAVRPANLYEAQRESFPAPTRPTVGGS; translated from the coding sequence ATGACCAGGAGAACCCTGCTGGGAAGCGCGATCGCCGTCGCGGCCGGTTCCGGTGCCGCCGCGGCGGCCGGACCGGGAACCCGGCCGAACGGCACCCCGCTCCTGTGGCGGGAGTTGATCCGCGCCCCCTTCACGCATCCGCAGATCCCGTACGTCGGACGGGCGGGCTGTCACGCGGGCGCGGTCCGCCCGCCCCGGCGCCCCGTGGTCGCCGACGTACGGGACTTCGGCGCCGTGGCGGACGGCACGACCGACTCCGCTCCCGCGATCAACCGGGCCATCGCCGCCGCGGGCCGGGCCGGCGGCGGCACGGTCGCCCTCCCGCCCGGCACCTTCCGCATCGACGACGTGATCCGCCTCGACCGGTCGCAGGTGATCCTCAAGGGCGCGGGCAGCGGCCGTACCACGCTGTACGCGACCAGGAACCTCACCGAGCTGATCGGGGCGTACGGCTCCCGCTACGGCGGCGACAAGTCGGGCTGGTCCTGGGCGGGAGGGCTCATCTGGCTGGCGCCCCGGGACCGCCTGGCCTCTCTCGTCGCCGCGATCCGGGCGAAGGCATGGCCCTTCGAGGGGTGGACGGGCAACGCGCGCGACGAGTGGCGTCCCCTCACGGCGGTCGCCCCGGCCCGGCGCGGTTCCTGGACGATCACGGTGACGGACCCGTCGCCCCTGCGCCCCGGCGCCCTGGTCCTCCTCCGGCTGGCCGACGACGCGGACCACACCCTGCTCCGGCACATGTGCGGGGACGGCCCGGGGCCGGCGGCCTACTCCTGGGACGACAAGACGAAACTGACGTCGTACGTCCCCTACGAGTGGCCCGTGCGGATCGTCCGGGTGCGGGGCCGGAAGGTCACCCTCGAACGACCGCTCCCGCTCGACGTACGCCCCGAGTGGAACCCTCGGCTCACCACGCACGCAACGGAGTTGACAGGCTCCGGGGTGGAGGGCCTGACGCTGGAGGCGGCGGAGACCCCGCAGCAGCCGCATCTGCTGGACAAGGGGCACAACGGGGTCGTGCTGCAGTGCGCGTACGACTGCTGGGTGGACGACGTGACGGTCCGGCACGTCGACAACGGCTTCGGTCTGGTGTCCTCCTCGGCGTGCACCCTACGACGGACACGTGTCACCGGCCGGGGCTCCCACCACCCCTACTTCTGCCGCGAGGGCTCGCACGACAACCTGATCGAGGACTTCACCATCGAGGAGCGCACCGGCCCCGCGCCCTCGAACACCCAACTGCACGGCATCAACGTCGAGGGGCTGTCCTCCTACAACGTCTGGTCACGCGGCGACATGCGGATGGGCACCTTCGACAGCCACCGCGGCCTGCCCTTCGCCAACGTCCGCACGGACATCACCCTGAACAACAACGGCCGCCACGGCGGGGACGCGAGCGCCGGGCCACTGTTCGGGGCGCGCTTCACCCACTGGAACATCCGGGTCACCAACGCCCGCGCGGGCCTGGTCAGAATCGACGGGCTGGCCCCGTACTCGGCCACCGTCGGCATCGACGAGGTCCGGGAGTTCGACCAGATCGACGTCCCCGACTTCACGGGCGACCTGCACACGCGCCTGGAGCTGTACGGTCGCCCGCACGCCGTACGGCCGGCCAACCTGTACGAGGCCCAGCGCGAGAGCTTTCCCGCGCCCACGCGTCCGACCGTCGGAGGCTCGTGA
- a CDS encoding NAD(P)-dependent oxidoreductase, translating into MGTERVKKICVVGASGKLGRYMVGHALERGYEVVGVCRERSVPKLAAFEGRITVVPGQTDDPEVIRRAVADCDGVLTVLVPWGVRQYSSGTAQAVLDHARPGARLVFSCGWHITRDGKDRYSRMFTLGVRIAAVLGRLVRAVELDDQVEACRRVFASDTRWTVVRGSSLEEGESQGLPVWSRHVGDPVLASDLTRRVDFALFMVEALTDDTLVREAPAIVGRTTPSALAHAHGPHDHA; encoded by the coding sequence ATGGGCACGGAACGAGTGAAGAAGATCTGCGTCGTCGGAGCCTCGGGGAAGCTCGGGCGCTACATGGTCGGGCACGCGCTGGAGCGCGGGTACGAGGTGGTCGGTGTGTGCCGGGAGCGCAGTGTGCCGAAGCTGGCCGCGTTCGAGGGCCGGATCACCGTCGTACCCGGACAGACCGACGATCCGGAGGTGATCCGGCGGGCGGTCGCCGACTGCGACGGGGTGCTGACCGTGCTGGTGCCCTGGGGCGTGCGGCAGTACTCCTCGGGCACCGCGCAGGCGGTCCTCGACCACGCCCGGCCCGGTGCCCGCCTGGTCTTCTCCTGCGGCTGGCACATCACCCGCGACGGCAAGGACCGGTACTCCCGGATGTTCACCCTCGGTGTACGGATCGCCGCCGTGCTGGGCCGGCTCGTCCGCGCCGTCGAACTCGACGACCAGGTGGAGGCGTGCCGGCGGGTCTTCGCCAGCGACACCCGCTGGACCGTGGTCCGCGGCAGCAGCCTGGAGGAGGGCGAGAGCCAGGGCCTGCCCGTGTGGAGCCGGCATGTGGGCGATCCGGTCCTGGCCAGCGACCTGACCCGGCGGGTGGACTTCGCGCTGTTCATGGTGGAGGCGCTCACCGACGACACCCTCGTCAGGGAGGCCCCCGCCATCGTGGGCCGTACGACCCCCAGTGCCCTCGCCCACGCCCACGGTCCGCACGACCACGCATAG
- a CDS encoding glycosyl hydrolase family 95 catalytic domain-containing protein produces the protein MTSPSASDPSRRTVLATGSAVGGALLATGLPAQTAAAAPPVDPWRAVLDDADMVWRRLPTTWYEGPFLGNGLLGSGIYAEPGSAPGAAPTAVRFNVQHSEVQDHRPEFGSLFGLARLPIGHFTLEPVGAITGVDWRLSLRDAELTGTLTTERGTLSLRALVHNDRSLLAVEVTPSRGERDFRWVFHPADAISPRAAFKPLPDGYRGNPPAEVRDHDGVRAAVQPLLAGGQHVTAWRERTGGRTRTLYAHVAHSYPRTTALGRALAAVRAAARLPYSGLAAPHRSWWHAFYRKGFLSVPDARIQRFYWIQLYKTASAARRDAPVMATCGPWLEPTPWPNTWWNLNAQLEYWLVHGSNHLELDAITRALGEYRDNLAKEVPAPYRADSLGIPRTTDPSLVNGAASALMGYGVGVPGQDPPTPEVGNLTWALHNVWLSYRHTMDESILRDVLFPLLRGAINYYLHFLEPGPDGRLHLPATFSPEYGGNSRDCNYDLMLLTWGCRTLLEAAELLGVDDPSAPRWREVLRKRAPYPTDENGFMIGADLPFAKSHRHYSHLLAVYPLYEVTGRDPAERALIERSLEHWVGFEGALQGYTFTGAASISALLGKGEDALRYLGELMTRFIKPNTMYQESGPVIETPLSAAQSLHDMVCQSWGGVIRVFPALPAAWTEVAVHDFRTEGAFLLSARRQGGATRWVRLASEAGAPCVVRHGITGPVDVRDGRGRPLRYSPAGDGAIRVSLRRGESALITARGDRPDLGVRPVRPNGPTPRWGLPGD, from the coding sequence ATGACCTCTCCCTCCGCGTCCGATCCGTCCAGACGTACCGTTCTCGCCACCGGGTCCGCCGTCGGTGGCGCCCTGCTGGCCACGGGGCTGCCCGCGCAGACCGCCGCGGCGGCGCCTCCCGTCGACCCCTGGCGTGCCGTCCTCGACGACGCCGACATGGTCTGGCGGCGGCTGCCGACGACCTGGTACGAGGGCCCTTTCCTCGGCAACGGCCTCCTCGGCTCCGGGATCTACGCCGAGCCGGGCAGCGCGCCGGGCGCCGCGCCGACGGCCGTGCGCTTCAATGTCCAGCACTCCGAGGTGCAGGACCACAGGCCGGAGTTCGGCTCACTGTTCGGGCTCGCCCGGCTGCCGATCGGGCACTTCACGCTGGAGCCGGTCGGTGCGATCACCGGTGTGGACTGGCGGCTGTCCCTGCGGGACGCCGAGCTGACCGGCACCCTCACCACGGAGAGGGGCACGCTGTCCCTGCGGGCACTCGTGCACAACGACCGCTCCCTGCTCGCCGTGGAGGTGACACCCAGCAGGGGTGAGCGTGACTTCCGCTGGGTGTTCCACCCGGCGGACGCGATCAGCCCCCGGGCCGCCTTCAAACCCCTGCCGGACGGCTATCGCGGCAACCCGCCCGCCGAGGTCCGCGACCACGACGGCGTACGGGCCGCCGTACAGCCGCTGCTGGCCGGCGGGCAGCATGTGACCGCGTGGCGGGAGCGGACCGGGGGGCGGACGCGGACGCTGTACGCGCATGTCGCGCACTCGTATCCGCGGACGACCGCTCTGGGCCGGGCCCTCGCGGCGGTCCGCGCCGCGGCCCGGCTGCCGTACTCCGGGCTGGCCGCGCCCCATCGCTCCTGGTGGCACGCCTTCTACCGGAAGGGCTTCCTGTCCGTCCCGGACGCCCGGATCCAGCGGTTCTACTGGATCCAGCTCTACAAGACCGCCTCCGCCGCCCGCCGCGACGCCCCGGTGATGGCGACCTGCGGCCCCTGGCTGGAACCGACGCCCTGGCCCAACACCTGGTGGAACCTCAACGCACAGCTGGAGTACTGGCTCGTCCACGGCTCCAACCATCTCGAACTCGACGCGATCACACGGGCGTTGGGCGAGTACCGGGACAATCTCGCCAAGGAGGTGCCCGCCCCGTACCGGGCCGACTCGCTCGGTATCCCCCGCACCACCGATCCGAGCCTGGTCAACGGCGCGGCCAGTGCCCTGATGGGATACGGCGTCGGTGTCCCCGGCCAGGACCCGCCGACACCCGAGGTCGGCAATCTGACCTGGGCGCTGCACAACGTCTGGCTCAGCTACCGGCACACCATGGACGAGTCGATCCTGCGGGACGTCCTGTTCCCGCTGCTGCGCGGGGCGATCAACTACTACCTGCACTTCCTCGAACCCGGCCCCGACGGCCGGCTGCATCTGCCCGCCACCTTCTCCCCCGAGTACGGCGGCAACTCACGGGACTGCAACTACGACCTGATGCTCCTGACCTGGGGCTGCCGCACCCTCCTCGAAGCCGCCGAACTCCTGGGCGTGGACGACCCGTCGGCGCCCCGCTGGCGAGAGGTGCTGCGCAAGCGCGCCCCGTATCCGACGGACGAGAACGGGTTCATGATCGGCGCGGACCTTCCGTTCGCGAAGTCGCACCGGCACTACTCCCATCTGCTCGCGGTCTACCCGCTGTACGAGGTGACCGGCCGCGATCCCGCCGAACGCGCCCTGATCGAGCGGTCGTTGGAACACTGGGTGGGCTTCGAGGGCGCCCTCCAGGGCTACACCTTCACCGGCGCCGCCTCGATCTCCGCACTGCTGGGCAAGGGCGAGGACGCGCTGCGGTACCTCGGTGAGCTGATGACCCGCTTCATCAAGCCCAACACGATGTACCAGGAGTCGGGGCCGGTCATCGAGACACCCCTGTCCGCGGCCCAGTCGCTGCACGACATGGTGTGCCAGTCGTGGGGCGGCGTCATCCGGGTCTTTCCCGCCCTGCCCGCCGCGTGGACCGAGGTGGCGGTGCACGACTTCCGCACCGAGGGCGCCTTCCTGCTGAGCGCGCGCCGTCAGGGCGGTGCCACCCGCTGGGTGCGGCTGGCCAGTGAGGCGGGAGCCCCCTGCGTGGTGCGGCACGGGATCACGGGGCCGGTCGACGTACGGGACGGGCGGGGGCGTCCACTGCGGTACTCCCCCGCCGGTGACGGCGCGATCCGGGTGTCGCTGCGCAGGGGCGAGTCGGCGCTGATCACCGCCCGGGGCGACCGCCCCGACCTGGGCGTCCGGCCCGTACGCCCGAACGGGCCCACACCGCGCTGGGGGTTGCCCGGCGACTGA
- a CDS encoding TetR/AcrR family transcriptional regulator, translating to MGAAGTGARGGGRRGAAARAPLSRERVIRAAVAVADEKGSAALTMRAIAEPLGVEAMSLYHHVAGREDILDGMVDTVFGEIELPPGDTDWKTAMRRRALSARAALGRHPWAIGLMDSRSRPGPATLRHHDAVIGALRAGGFSVTMTAHAVSLVDSYLYGFVLQEQSLPFTGPEEVDEVAGAILSEMPADAYPHLTELAVEHVLRPGYDHSDEFTFGLDLILDGLRPDEPVRD from the coding sequence ATGGGCGCGGCGGGGACGGGTGCGCGGGGCGGGGGACGGCGTGGTGCGGCGGCACGCGCTCCACTCAGTCGTGAGCGGGTGATCCGCGCGGCGGTGGCGGTGGCCGACGAGAAGGGGTCGGCCGCGCTGACCATGCGGGCGATCGCGGAGCCGCTGGGGGTCGAGGCGATGTCGCTCTACCACCATGTGGCGGGCCGGGAGGACATCCTCGACGGCATGGTGGACACGGTCTTCGGCGAGATCGAGCTGCCGCCGGGCGACACGGACTGGAAGACCGCGATGCGCCGCCGCGCGCTCTCCGCCCGGGCCGCCCTCGGGCGCCACCCCTGGGCCATCGGCCTCATGGACTCCCGCTCCCGGCCCGGCCCGGCGACCCTGCGCCACCATGACGCGGTGATCGGGGCCCTGCGCGCCGGAGGCTTCTCCGTGACGATGACCGCGCACGCCGTCTCACTCGTCGACAGCTATCTGTACGGCTTCGTGCTCCAGGAGCAGAGCCTGCCGTTCACGGGCCCGGAGGAGGTGGACGAGGTCGCGGGCGCCATCCTGAGCGAGATGCCCGCCGACGCCTACCCCCATCTGACCGAACTGGCCGTCGAGCACGTCCTCAGGCCCGGGTACGACCATTCCGACGAGTTCACCTTCGGCCTCGACCTCATCCTCGACGGCCTCCGCCCGGACGAGCCCGTACGGGACTGA
- a CDS encoding SpoIIE family protein phosphatase translates to MGEQGVASAAVDARGLVTAWSADARRVLGYEPGEVIGRRASDLLADALPASARARLAQPADWRGPVNARHRDGHDVELELEAHPLLDAAGETQWFLTATVPEPAARLRRWALDQLPVPIALFDQDGLAVSANSAMEGVMGRPQEDLLGRRVGVSVDGRRRLPGFEGLDDAVQRVLRTGEPKPYEAWLRAPGEAREHAWLVSLSPLKDAGGEVRGMCLAAIDSTEQFLARRRLSMLNESGNRIGSTLDITRTAEELAEVCTDHLADFVIVDLLDSVLAGEEAAVSPGADPQVFRRTAQRSVLEGCPEAVIPVGSRHTYVDGSPPGRSLTSGRALLYEIDDVTAQLWAAGSQERARSIEVHGIHSMMAVPLRARGITLGLSILSRHRTAEPFGEDDLLLAEELAARAAVCVDNARRYTRERAIALELQRSLLPHRAPRQAAVEVASRYQPASTRAGIGGDWFDVIPLSGARVGLVVGDVVGHGVQASATMGRLRTAVRTLADVDLAPDELLTQLDDIVLRLDSERTADEAEDAESPGEIGATCLYAVYDPVARRCSMARAGHPPPALIAPDGEAAFLDLPIGPPLGVGGLPFETAEFDVPEGSVFALYTDGLVQASGRDLDDGLDRLRRALCGTDRPLEETCDGVLSSLLTDRPVDDVALLLARTRALDADRVATWEIPADPAYVGHARKLATDQLAAWRLEEVSFVTELVVSELVTNAIRYGGSPIQLRLIREATLICEVSDSSATAPHMRRARAFDEGGRGLLLVAQLTQRWGSRHTRTGKTIWAEQALPGA, encoded by the coding sequence ATGGGCGAGCAGGGTGTCGCCTCGGCCGCGGTCGACGCCAGGGGGCTGGTCACCGCGTGGAGCGCCGACGCCCGACGCGTGCTCGGGTACGAGCCCGGAGAGGTGATCGGCCGCCGGGCCTCCGACCTGCTGGCCGACGCCCTTCCCGCCTCGGCCCGCGCCCGTCTCGCCCAGCCCGCCGACTGGCGTGGCCCCGTGAACGCCCGGCACCGCGACGGCCATGACGTGGAGCTGGAGCTGGAGGCCCATCCGCTGCTGGACGCGGCGGGGGAGACCCAGTGGTTCCTGACGGCCACGGTGCCGGAGCCCGCCGCGCGGCTGCGCCGGTGGGCCCTGGACCAGCTCCCCGTCCCGATCGCCCTCTTCGACCAGGACGGACTCGCGGTGTCCGCGAACTCCGCGATGGAAGGGGTGATGGGCAGGCCGCAGGAGGACCTGCTGGGCCGACGCGTCGGGGTCTCGGTCGACGGCCGGCGCCGCCTCCCCGGCTTCGAGGGGCTCGACGACGCCGTCCAGCGGGTGCTGCGCACCGGCGAGCCGAAGCCGTACGAGGCCTGGCTGCGCGCACCGGGCGAGGCCCGGGAACACGCGTGGCTGGTGTCGCTCAGCCCGCTGAAGGACGCCGGCGGCGAGGTGCGGGGCATGTGCCTGGCCGCGATCGACAGCACGGAGCAGTTCCTCGCCCGCCGCCGGCTGAGCATGCTCAACGAGTCGGGCAACCGCATCGGCTCCACCCTGGACATCACCCGTACCGCCGAGGAACTCGCCGAGGTGTGCACCGACCATCTCGCCGACTTCGTCATCGTCGACCTCCTGGACTCGGTACTGGCCGGCGAGGAGGCCGCCGTCTCGCCCGGCGCCGACCCCCAGGTCTTCCGCCGCACCGCCCAGCGGTCCGTGCTGGAGGGCTGCCCCGAGGCCGTGATCCCCGTCGGCAGCAGACACACCTATGTCGACGGTTCGCCGCCGGGCCGCTCCCTGACCAGCGGCCGGGCCCTGCTGTACGAGATCGACGACGTCACCGCGCAGCTGTGGGCGGCGGGCTCCCAGGAGCGGGCCCGCAGCATCGAGGTGCACGGCATCCACTCGATGATGGCGGTGCCGCTGCGCGCCCGCGGCATCACCCTCGGCCTGTCGATCCTCTCCCGCCACCGCACCGCCGAGCCCTTCGGCGAGGACGACCTGCTGCTGGCCGAGGAACTCGCGGCCCGCGCCGCCGTCTGTGTCGACAACGCCCGCCGCTACACCCGCGAACGCGCCATCGCCCTCGAACTGCAGCGCAGCCTCCTGCCCCACCGCGCACCCCGGCAGGCCGCCGTCGAGGTCGCCTCCCGCTACCAGCCGGCCAGCACCCGCGCCGGGATCGGCGGCGACTGGTTCGACGTCATCCCCCTGTCCGGCGCCCGGGTGGGGCTCGTCGTCGGCGATGTCGTCGGCCACGGCGTCCAGGCCTCCGCCACCATGGGCCGCCTCCGCACGGCCGTCCGCACCCTGGCCGACGTGGACCTCGCCCCGGACGAGCTGCTCACCCAGCTCGACGACATCGTCCTGCGCCTGGACTCCGAGCGGACGGCGGACGAGGCGGAGGACGCGGAGAGCCCCGGCGAGATCGGCGCCACCTGTCTGTACGCCGTGTACGATCCCGTCGCGCGCCGCTGCTCCATGGCCCGGGCCGGCCATCCGCCACCGGCCCTGATCGCCCCGGACGGCGAGGCCGCCTTCCTCGACCTGCCGATCGGGCCGCCGCTGGGCGTGGGCGGGCTGCCCTTCGAGACCGCCGAGTTCGACGTTCCCGAGGGCAGTGTGTTCGCCCTCTACACCGACGGCCTGGTCCAGGCGTCCGGCCGGGACCTGGACGACGGACTCGACCGGCTGCGCCGGGCACTGTGCGGCACGGACCGCCCCCTGGAGGAGACCTGCGACGGGGTCCTGAGCAGCCTGCTGACGGACCGGCCCGTCGACGACGTGGCCCTGCTCCTGGCCCGGACCCGGGCCCTGGACGCCGACCGGGTCGCCACCTGGGAGATCCCCGCCGACCCCGCGTACGTCGGCCACGCCCGCAAACTGGCCACCGACCAGCTGGCCGCCTGGCGGCTGGAGGAGGTCTCCTTCGTCACGGAACTCGTCGTGAGCGAGCTGGTCACCAACGCCATCCGCTACGGAGGCTCCCCGATCCAGCTGCGGCTGATCCGTGAGGCCACCCTGATCTGCGAGGTCTCGGACTCCAGCGCCACCGCTCCGCACATGCGCCGGGCCCGCGCCTTCGACGAGGGCGGGCGCGGTCTGCTGCTCGTCGCCCAGCTCACCCAGCGCTGGGGCAGTCGCCACACCCGCACGGGCAAGACCATCTGGGCCGAGCAGGCTCTCCCGGGCGCGTAG